In Paenibacillus xylanilyticus, the genomic window GGGATGTTTGCAGAAAAAGAGCAGCAGCTGATACACCAGAGCAGGACAGCCTACCAGCTGACCATGGACCCTGAGTTCACCCGCGTGCTCGTTCAACTGAAAGCGTCCGTAATCATAGATCCCCTCCTGCGGGGAAGGGGATGACGGATTTGCGTCATAATTTGGAAGCAACCTCCCAAATTCTCCCTGTCTGGGCAAATACCGCTTCAGCAGTGATTTCATCCGTGCGACCACTTCAAGTGGATTAAACGGTTTAACAACATAATCGTCTCCCCCAACTGCGAAGCCGGTCAACTTGTCATAATCGGTTGTTTTGGCGGTTAAAAAGAGAATCGGTGCATCGGTCAATTGGCGCAGAAAAGGACAAATTTCCAGCCCGCTTCTGCCTGGCAGCATGACGTCCAGCACGATACAGTGATAGGTTTTCTTTTCACATGCGGCAATCGCATCTTCACCTGTGGTGACTGTGTCAATATCTACGAATTGCTCCTTGAGCAGAACCGTTTTTAACATATGTAAAATCGCCTGTTCATCATCAACAAGCAGAATTGAAACGTTATCCATGACGTAAGAGATCCTCCTGATTTTTATGATTACATTCGTTGTCGGCTATGATCTTCTGCGTTGGTCTATCTAATCTATCATACCATTCTGAGGAGTCGTGGAGCGTACTTGTAACCTTAACAGAATCTTAATTATGAAGCAGCAGCATACCTCAAAGTTATGATAGACGTAAGAGGAGGTTAGACGGAGGATAAGATTGGTTTAGTACACTGGATTGGAAAGAAATCGTTCTACAGAAGGGGTGCAGGGAAGTGAATAGAAATCATAAGGAAAGCAGGCAGCGGTCCAAAATGTTCATTGAAAAAAATCGGATGAGAGCAGAATATGCTCTGCAAAAAGATTCAAGGAGAAGCCAGAGGAGTTGGTTAATGCTTGCCGCAGCACTTGGTGCGTGTGTGCTCTTGTCTGCCTGCGGCACTACAGAATCATCTGACCAGAGGGAACAGCCATCAGCAGAACAGACATCAAGTGCGTCGCCAGCCGCAGAAAACACCAATAAAGAAGAGATGAACTCAGCAGAGGAGGATGTGATGATTACACCTGAACATTTCATAGATACATTGATGAATGGTTCGAAGGAGGACATTTATAATCAAATGAGCCCGGAACTCAAGGAAACGATATCGCTGGAAGAGTTTAAGACGTCTGTGGACAGCTTCATAGAGGGGGTCACTTCCTGGGAACAGGTTACAAAAGTCAAAATGAACAACCTGATGGAGCATTCCTGGAAGGATCAGACGGGGACCAAAGGAATACAAGCCTATTTTGCCGAGGACCATCAGATTGACGGGCTGTTGATCCAGCCACTTGAAACGCATGAGGAGACGGACAAGACATTTACCAAGACCGAATTTCAGTTTCCTATGAAGGGGGAATGGTTCGTGTTCTGGGGAGGAAATGATGTGATGTCCAATTATCATTATGCGCATGAAACGCAGCGTTACGCACTGGACATTATTCGCACGAAGGAAGATTTAAGTTATCAAGGGGAGGCCGCTGTGAATGAAAACTATTATGCTTTTGGCGAGCCGCTCTATGCAGCTGCAGATGGGACGGTTGTTGAAGTCAAAAATGACATTCCGGATAACACGCCAGGCGTGATGAATGCTGAAGAGCCGGCAGGGAATGTTGTCGTTATCGATCATGGAAATGGGGAATACAGCATCACGGCACATCTCAAGGAAGGAAGTGCAGCCGTAAAAACAGGGGATAAAGTCAAGCAGGGAGATCTCATCGGGCAGCTTGGTAATTCCGGTAACTCCAGTGAAGCGCATCTGCATTTTCAAGTCTCAGACGGATCTGATCTGTTCACTTCCCGTTCAGTTCAGATCCGCTGGGCAGATCAGAGCCAAGTGCTGACACGCGGGAACACGTTCCAGGGCCTTCCTGAATAGCTAGGTGTATTTGCCTGTAGTAGAAGTGGATAGCGGTAGGGTTATCTCTGATTAAAAGAATGAGCTTATGGAATCGTAATCTTAGCTTGAAACATATAATTCATGCAGGCAGCCGGCTAATGGGTCGGCTGTCTTTATGTTAATCAAACGTACAGGTTAGTGTGACTTCCAACTTTTAGATTACATATAATGTAAAGAGGGTTCTAGACAAGAAGCGGAGGGATTAGGGTTGAACAGGTATGTGTTACATATCGCTGCAAGTGTAGTTTGCATATTAGCACCTGTTGTTGGTTTCTTATATGAATGGTGGGATAGCTACCAACCCAAAGTGGGACCTGTAGGAGACGGAAAACCGAATTATAATCTTACAATACCTCAATGGATATCTATGGTGTCTTCTTTCATTCTTGGAATAATTAATCTGCCTCTTGCCATAATTTTATACAAACAAAAGATTAATGAAGATATAAAAAAATAGTGCCGACTATGTTAACGGGTAACGAATGTTCAATCAGCACAACGGTAGTTGACTTAAGCTCAGCTGCCGTCTCATATTGAACTAACAACATATAATGGAATGGAAATGAATACATCATTCAACATCGAAAGTAGGATGATTAGCTTGATTTCAACAATCGAGGATTAAAGTATTGGGTAAAGTTAGCTTAATACGACATTGAAAGCAGCTGACAGGTGTGATTAGCTGCTTTTGTTCAGCTAACAGGCAGAGTAGCTTAGCATGACTATACTTTTGTTTTTGGATATTTGACTTCTTTGGAAAAAAAGAAGGGGGTCCTCTTGGCTAAATATAAGAAAGAGCCTCAAGAACAAGGCTCAGTTATCTCCTATCTTTTATTAGTTCTTCGGGAACTCCCACAGTGACGACTTCGAGCGTCTCATAGTTAATAAGGAGAAACACCTCGGTATCCTTATCTCCTTTCAAATATCCATAAAGCCCAATGTCCGTGCCAAGATCGGGCGGATTAAACTTGTGACGTGTAAATTCAACGTTAAGGTCATATTCTTCTTTAAAATACATTTTCCCTGCATTCATAGCCTTGTTAATGGCTTGAGCTTCTTCTCGAGAATCAGACATGAAGCTACA contains:
- a CDS encoding response regulator transcription factor, with amino-acid sequence MDNVSILLVDDEQAILHMLKTVLLKEQFVDIDTVTTGEDAIAACEKKTYHCIVLDVMLPGRSGLEICPFLRQLTDAPILFLTAKTTDYDKLTGFAVGGDDYVVKPFNPLEVVARMKSLLKRYLPRQGEFGRLLPNYDANPSSPSPQEGIYDYGRFQLNEHAGELRVHGQLVGCPALVYQLLLFFCKHPNRIFTKSELYERVWESEAIRDDNTVMVHIHRIRERIEADPSRPELLVNVRGLGYKLVLPEAELRR
- a CDS encoding M23 family metallopeptidase is translated as MNRNHKESRQRSKMFIEKNRMRAEYALQKDSRRSQRSWLMLAAALGACVLLSACGTTESSDQREQPSAEQTSSASPAAENTNKEEMNSAEEDVMITPEHFIDTLMNGSKEDIYNQMSPELKETISLEEFKTSVDSFIEGVTSWEQVTKVKMNNLMEHSWKDQTGTKGIQAYFAEDHQIDGLLIQPLETHEETDKTFTKTEFQFPMKGEWFVFWGGNDVMSNYHYAHETQRYALDIIRTKEDLSYQGEAAVNENYYAFGEPLYAAADGTVVEVKNDIPDNTPGVMNAEEPAGNVVVIDHGNGEYSITAHLKEGSAAVKTGDKVKQGDLIGQLGNSGNSSEAHLHFQVSDGSDLFTSRSVQIRWADQSQVLTRGNTFQGLPE